The Impatiens glandulifera chromosome 3, dImpGla2.1, whole genome shotgun sequence genome contains a region encoding:
- the LOC124932062 gene encoding uncharacterized protein LOC124932062, giving the protein MAMYIRVKRNKTTYFLQCEPTETIEDIKKKLHVLIDHPVNDQRLILPTTGEVLEDSKSLAEQKVENDAIVALTLRRDNNEFEDVDIVRPDDFYPNREIEGGANW; this is encoded by the exons GCTATGTATATTCGAGTAAAGCGTAAtaaaacaacatattttttacaatgTGAACCAACTGAGACTATTGAAGACATCAAAAAGAAGTTGCATGTTCTTATTGATCATCCAGTTAATGATCAACGATTGATTCTACCAACAACTGGTGAAGTGTTGGAAGATTCAAAGTCATTGGCTGAACAGAAG GTTGAAAATGATGCTATTGTTGCACTGACTCTTAGAAGAG ATAACAATGAATTTGAAGATGTAGACATTGTTAGACCAGATGACTTCTACCCAAATCGCGAAATTGAGGGTGGTGCAAATTggtga